The following are encoded in a window of Conger conger chromosome 19, fConCon1.1, whole genome shotgun sequence genomic DNA:
- the kcnj8 gene encoding ATP-sensitive inward rectifier potassium channel 8 yields MLARKSIIPEEFGLPGLASRMPRKPVFRDRVNKARFIAKNGSCNLAHKNIREQGRFLQDVFTTLVDLKWRFTLVIFTMTFLCSWLLFGMGWWLVAFAHGDMDSNRSRSEQWCVTNVKSFSSAFLFSIEVQVTIGFGGRMITEQCPAAIGVLILQNIVGLIINAIMLGCIFMKTAQSHRRAETLIFSRHAVIAVRNNRLCFMFRVGDLRKSMIIGAAVRLQVVRKTTTPEGEVIPIHQIDIHTESTVTSNSIFLLAPLIICHPIDRDSPLYDLSAMELQCSDLEVIVILEGVVETTGITTQARTSYVTEEIQWGHRFVPIVTEEEGVYSVDYSKFGNTVRATTPRCSARELDEKPSILIQTLQKSELSHQNSLRKRNSMRRNNSVRKGGGSMRRNNSALLVPKVQFLTPDGSQNMAVT; encoded by the exons ATGCTGGCGAGGAAGAGCATCATCCCCGAAGAGTTTGGGCTCCCGGGACTCGCATCTCGCATGCCGCGGAAGCCCGTTTTCAGGGACAGGGTTAACAAAGCCCGCTTTATTGCCAAAAACGGCTCCTGTAACTTGGCGCATAAGAACATCCGCGAGCAGGGACGGTTTCTGCAAGACGTCTTCACCACGCTGGTTGATCTGAAATGGCGCTTCACGCTGGTGATATTCACCATGACGTTCCTGTGCAGCTGGCTACTCTTCGGGATGGGGTGGTGGCTGGTGGCGTTCGCGCACGGGGACATGGACTCCAACCGCTCAAGAAGCGAGCAGTGGTGTGTCACTAATGTCAA GTCGTTCAGCTCGGCCTTCCTGTTCTCCATCGAGGTGCAGGTGACCATCGGCTTCGGCGGGCGCATGATCACGGAGCAGTGCCCGGCGGCCATCGGCGTGCTGATCCTGCAGAACATCGTGGGGCTGATCATCAACGCCATCATGCTGGGCTGCATCTTCATGAAGACGGCGCAGTCGCACCGGCGGGCCGAGACGCTCATCTTCAGCCGGCACGCCGTCATCGCCGTGCGCAACAACCGCCTCTGCTTCATGTTCCGCGTGGGCGACCTGCGCAAGAGCATGATCATCGGCGCGGCCGTGCGCCTGCAGGTGGTGCGCAAGACCACCACGCCCGAGGGCGAGGTCATCCCCATCCACCAGATCGACATCCACACGGAGAGCACCGTCACCAGCAACAGCATCTTCCTGCTGGCGCCGCTCATCATCTGCCACCCCATCGACCGCGACAGCCCCCTCTACGACCTCTCCGCCATGGAGCTGCAGTGCAGCGACCTGGAGGTCATCGTCATCCTGGAGGGCGTGGTGGAGACCACCGGCATCACCACGCAGGCCCGCACCTCCTACGTCACCGAGGAGATCCAGTGGGGCCACCGCTTCGTGCCCATCGTCACCGAGGAGGAAGGGGTGTACTCGGTGGACTACTCCAAGTTCGGGAACACGGTGCGCGCCACCACGCCGCGGTGCAGCGCGCGGGAGCTGGACGAGAAGCCCTCCATCCTCATCCAGACGCTGCAGAAGAGCGAGCTGTCGCACCAGAACTCGCTGCGCAAGAGGAACTCCATGCGCCGCAACAACTCGGTGCGGAAGGGCGGCGGCTCCATGCGCAGGAACAACTCGGCGCTGCTGGTGCCCAAGGTGCAGTTCCTCACGCCCGACGGCAGCCAGAACATGGCCGTCACGTGA
- the cmasa gene encoding N-acylneuraminate cytidylyltransferase A, whose translation MSASGDLKKRPCPGIEDVQDSQTTKKRLNEDGKKRHIAALILARGGSKGIPLKNIKLLAGVPLLGWVVRAAIDSQVFDSVWVSTDHDEIEKVAKACGAQVHRRSPEVSKDSSSSLETIQEFTRLNPDVDIIGNIQATSPCLHPHHLQEALELMTQKGHDSVFSVVRRHHFRWQEVKKGGGASTEALNLDPSRRPRRQDWAGELVENGSFYFASRQLINKGLLQGGKMAYYEMLPEYSVDIDVDIDWPVAEQRVLRYGYFGTDKLEAIKLLLCKVSGGLTDGQVYLTTGGEEMVSINTRDTTGIVMLQREGVEVMLLCSSETPVSSSLAERLSKRTGCELLQDVGPGQVDELMRRKGLAWKEVAYLGNDEVDVDCLNLAGLSGVPRDAPVVALNATKYVCHSPAGHGAVREFAEHILLLIKKAKSKMEQDHIRRDLF comes from the exons ATGAGTGCCTCCGGTGATCTGAAGAAGCGCCCCTGTCCCGGCATTGAAGATGTCCAGGATTCTCAGACGACCAAGAAGCGGCTGAACGAAGACGGCAAGAAAAGACACATCGCCGCCTTGATTCTGGCGAGGGGTGGCAGTAAGGGGATCCCTTTGAAGAATATTAAATTGCTCGCTGGAGTCCCGCTCTTAGGTTGGGTGGTGAGAGCTGCGATTGACTCCCAGGTGTTTGATAG CGTCTGGGTCTCCACGGACCACGACGAGATCGAGAAGGTGGCCAAGGCGTGCGGGGCCCAGGTGCACCGCCGCAGCCCCGAGGTCTCCAAGGACTCCAGCAGCTCCCTGGAGACCATACAGGAGTTCACCCGCCTCAACCCCG ACGTGGACATCATCGGCAACATCCAGGCCACGTCGCCCTGCCTgcacccccaccacctccaggAGGCCCTGGAGCTCATGACCCAGAAGGGCCACGACTCCGTCTTCTCCGTGGTCCGCAGACACCACTTCCGCTGGCAGGAGGTCAAGAAAGGAG ggggcgccagcACGGAGGCCCTGAACCTGGACCCGAGCCGGCGGCCGCGGCGGCAGGACTGGGCAGGGGAGCTGGTGGAGAACGGCTCCTTCTacttcgcctcccgccaactcATCAACAAGGGCCTCCTGCAG GGCGGAAAGATGGCGTACTATGAGATGCTCCCAGAGTACAGCGTGGACATCGATGTGGACATAGACTGGCCGGTCGCGGAGCAGAGAGTACTCAG GTACGGCTACTTCGGCACGGACAAGCTGGAGGCCATCAAGCTGCTGCTCTGCAAGGTGTCGGGCGGCCTGACTGACGGGCAGGTGTACCTGACCACCGGCGGCGAGGAGATGGTCTCCATCAACACCCGCGACACCACAGGCATCGTCATGCTGCAGAGGGAGGGCGTGGAG gtgatgctcctgtgcTCCAGCGAGACCCCGGTCTCCAGCAGCCTGGCTGAGAGGCTGTCCAAGCGCACGGGCTGTGAGCTGCTGCAGGACGTGGGCCCCGGCCAGGTGGACGAGCTCATGAGACGCAAGGGGctggcctggaaggaggtggcCTATCTGG GCAACGACGAGGTGGACGTGGACTGCCTGAACCTGGCGGGGCTGAGCGGGGTGCCTCGGGACGCCCCGGTGGTGGCGCTCAACGCCACCAAATACGTGTGCCACAGCCCGGCGGGGCACGGGGCCGTGCGGGAGTTCGCCGAGCACATCCTGCTGCTCATCAAGAAGGCCAAGTCCAAGATGGAGCAGGACCACATCCGCCGCGACCTGTTCTGA